ACCTTTGATGGCATCTTTTATAGATAAAACAGGTAAAAGTTTAAGTGGATTTTCAAAAGGATTTATAATATTTATAGTATTAACAATAATTTCACTTGTAATTGTAGGTTCATTTAAAATGGGGTCAAAGAACTTAAAAAGGAAAAAGAAGGTTAGTTTATGATGATTGAAGTAGGTCAAGCAAAGAAAATAATTAACGAGGAAGCGAAATTGTTAAATCGCGAAAAGAAATACGAGAAAGTATATATTTTAGATTCGCTTAATAGAGTTTTATCTGAGGATATTTACTCGCTAGATAACTTGCCTCCTTTTGATAAGTCAGCAATGGATGGTTACGCTATAAGAAGTCTAGACACACAAAACAAAGAAAATATAATACTTAAAGTTAAATCACTAATAAAAGCGGGAGATTTTTGTGAAGAACATTTAAAAGAGAATGAAGCCTATAAAATTATGACAGGAGCAATGCTACCAAGATGTGCAGATGCAGTAATACAAATTGAAAGAGTTAAAGTTGAAAGCGATAATTTATACATTTGTGAAGAGGTTAAAAAAGGTAATAATATTATAAAATTAGGAGAAGAAATTTTAAAAGGAGATGTTGCTTTAAAAAAGGGAACTTTAATTAGACCGCCGGAGATTGGGTTATTAGCTTCTCTAGGATATGAGTTTATTAATGTCTACAAGCCACCTACTGTTGGTATAGTAATAACTGGAGATGAACTAATAGACATAAAATCTGAAATTGAAAAAGGCAAAATAAGAAATAGTAATGAATATTCGCTAAAGGCTTTGATAAAAAATTCAAATGCAGAAGTGTTTTCAGTGGGGATAGTTAAGGATGATAGGATAGCTCTAAAAGAAAAAATGTTATCAGCTTTTGAAAAATCAGATATTGTTATTACTTCTGGAGGAGCTTCTGTTGGAGATTGCGATTTTGTAAAAGATATTCTGCTTGAAATAGGAGCAGATATTAAATTCAACTGCGTAGCTATTAAACCAGGGAAACCTACATCTTTTGCAGTATATAATAGTAAATTATTTTTTGCTCTGCCTGGTAATCCTTCAGCATTAATAAATACTTTTGAAGAATTCGTAAAACCTGCTATTAACTCTATTAGGGGTATTTACGAAAATGAATCTGAGGAATTTCCAGTGGTTTTAAAGGATGATTTTAAAGCTAAAGCAGGAAGAGAAAAATATATATTTGTTAAAATTAAAAAAGAAGATGGAGTTTATTATGCATATAATTCAGGGTCACAATGTTCCAATCATTTGCGTGCTATGTGTAATTCTAATGGAATTATAATTATTCCTAAAAACATTGGAAGTGTAAGGGCAGGTGAAGTACTAAATGGTAGATTCATTTTCAAATAAAAATAAGGGAACTTTAGTCCTTTCTATAGTAGCTATAAAATCAAATACTGGGAAAACGACCTTAATAGAGAAGCTAATTAAAGCTTTAAAACTTAGAAACTACAGCGTTGGTGTTTTAAAACATGATGCGCATAAATTTGACATAGATAAAGAAGGAAAGGATAGTTTTAAGTTTAGCGAGGCTGGTGCAGATAACGTAATAGTATCTTCTCATGAAAAACTAGCTATGATTCAAAAAGTGGAAAAAGAAGTACCTATATATGAAATTATTTTGCTTTTTAAAGATATAGATATTGTTTTAATAGAAGGATATAAAGATAACAATTTCCCTAAAATAGAGGTACACAGAAAAGATGTAGATTCTAATCTGCTTTGCACTAATCCAAAATTTGAGTTTTCACAAATTATTGCGCTTGCCACTGACGAGGATGTAAATGTGAATATTCCCATATTAAACTTAAATGATGTTAATTCGATTTGTAATTTTATAGAGAGTAAGTTAATAGAGGGAAATTAATGATAAATAAAACATTAGCAATATTAGCTGGCGGGCAAAGTAGTAGGATGAATTATAATAATAAAGCTTTACTTAAATACAAAGAAAAAACGTTTATAGAACAGATAATACGGGCAGGTAGTAGCTATAAAGAAATAATAATAATTGCAAATAACAAAGACATATATAAAGAATTTAATCTTAAAGTTATCGAGGACGTTTATAATGGACATGGACCGCTTGGTGGTATCCATGCAGCACTAACTAATTCATCTACAGAATATTGCCTATGTATAGCCTGTGACATGCCTCTTATTAGTGAAGAAATATTAGAGATATTAGGTAGTTTTGATGAGGATTATGAAGTGTTAGTGCCGAAAGTTAATAATAGGTTGCAACCTCTTTGTGCAATATATAAAAAAACTATTATAAATAACATTGAAAAAAGTCTTAAAGTAAATGATAATAAGATTCAAAAACTTATATTAAGTTTAGAATGTAAAGTAGTTGAAGGATTACCATATAGAGAGTTTTATAATATTAATACACTAGAAGATTATAAGAATTTGAGGTGAAAATCAAGTATTATAGAAAAACATATTATTGATTTCATGTTTTATTTTTGTATACTTTAGTATCACTATACGATAGAATAGTGGTACATAGCACTTTTATTAAACTATAGATATAGCATTTAATAAAAATACTAGACTTTAAGTTTTACAAATATTATAAATTAAAAATTTGTATGCTACGAGAGTATACTATTTCTAAAAAAACAAATAAATATATAATTTTATTAAAGACCACGAAGGTTGATTTCTGTATATCAGATATTAATTTTTGTGTTTTTATTTTTTTTGGGTTTTTAAAGAAAGTCAATTTGAAGGAGAAACCAAATGGATTCGAAAAATCAAGTACCGGATTGGTTGTTAAATAGTGGAGAAATATCCATGTGCCCATGTGGGTGTATTGGTAAAAGGAAGAAAGGCAGTTTTTTAGAAAAGACTATTAATGGTATTGCTAAACTTTTAAAGGAAGTTATTTTTTTTGAAGATATAGCCTTTCAAAAGGGTTTTCTGCAAAAATTAGATCCAAGAATAAAAGTAATATCTTTAATTATATTAATATTAACATCTACTTTAATTCATAATGTACTGGTATTAACTATTCTTTATTTAATATCATGCATTTTAGCTAAGATGTCATGTGTATCATTAAAATTATATTTTAAACGTATATGGTTAATTACGCCACTTTTTACGGGAATTGCTGTACTGCCATCGATTTTCAATATTGTAA
This window of the Clostridium estertheticum genome carries:
- the mobB gene encoding molybdopterin-guanine dinucleotide biosynthesis protein B, with translation MVDSFSNKNKGTLVLSIVAIKSNTGKTTLIEKLIKALKLRNYSVGVLKHDAHKFDIDKEGKDSFKFSEAGADNVIVSSHEKLAMIQKVEKEVPIYEIILLFKDIDIVLIEGYKDNNFPKIEVHRKDVDSNLLCTNPKFEFSQIIALATDEDVNVNIPILNLNDVNSICNFIESKLIEGN
- a CDS encoding molybdenum cofactor guanylyltransferase, whose translation is MINKTLAILAGGQSSRMNYNNKALLKYKEKTFIEQIIRAGSSYKEIIIIANNKDIYKEFNLKVIEDVYNGHGPLGGIHAALTNSSTEYCLCIACDMPLISEEILEILGSFDEDYEVLVPKVNNRLQPLCAIYKKTIINNIEKSLKVNDNKIQKLILSLECKVVEGLPYREFYNINTLEDYKNLR
- the glp gene encoding gephyrin-like molybdotransferase Glp codes for the protein MMIEVGQAKKIINEEAKLLNREKKYEKVYILDSLNRVLSEDIYSLDNLPPFDKSAMDGYAIRSLDTQNKENIILKVKSLIKAGDFCEEHLKENEAYKIMTGAMLPRCADAVIQIERVKVESDNLYICEEVKKGNNIIKLGEEILKGDVALKKGTLIRPPEIGLLASLGYEFINVYKPPTVGIVITGDELIDIKSEIEKGKIRNSNEYSLKALIKNSNAEVFSVGIVKDDRIALKEKMLSAFEKSDIVITSGGASVGDCDFVKDILLEIGADIKFNCVAIKPGKPTSFAVYNSKLFFALPGNPSALINTFEEFVKPAINSIRGIYENESEEFPVVLKDDFKAKAGREKYIFVKIKKEDGVYYAYNSGSQCSNHLRAMCNSNGIIIIPKNIGSVRAGEVLNGRFIFK